The Hymenobacter sp. DG01 sequence GGGCTGGTACCGCTCGCCGGTGGCCACGGCTTTCACGTAGCCGAAGGCACGCACCAGCACGCTGCTGGGCTGGTCCCAGTACTCGCCGCGGTCAATGGTAATGCGCAGCAAGGCAATGTTGGGGTCCTCGGGGCCTTTCGGGAACCAGGCACGCAGGCCTTCACTCCACAGCTCTTTGATCTTGGCCTGGTCGGTGAGTACCGAAGCCGTGCCGGAGATGGACACGTAGAGGTTATCGTCGGGCTTGGAGTAGCCCAGGTTTACGTGCTGGTCTTTGCGCACCTCATAAATCTTGGCCGAATCTTTCTCCGTGAAAAACCACAGGACACCGTCGGCCTCGGGCTTGTGCGTGTACATGGGGCGGCTATGCAGGCCACCTTCCGCGTCGGCGGTGGTCAGCATGGCAATCTTGATATCCTGGATTCGTTCGATCAGCTTGGTCACGTCGTGACTTTGGGCAACTTGCTCAGCCATTATGTTCAGGTTTTGGTTTTGGTAGAGTAGGATGGTCCAGGAAATACGCGCCCCGCGCCCGAAGGTTCAGTTGTGCCATCTTTGCTTCTCGTACATCCGCCCATGAACTTCCTGGCTCACCTGCTGCTTTCCGGCTCTCCCGGCACTACCCCTCATTACCCCGATATAGTGGTAGGCAACTTTGCCGCCGAGGCCTTACGGGGCCGCGCGGGCCTGCTGGCCTACCCCGAAACCGTGCAGCAAGGCATTCGGCTCCACCGCTTTATCGACTCCTTTACCGATGCGCACCCGGCCGTGCGCCGCACCACCGCCCGCCTGCGCGCAGCAGGTTTGGGCAAGTGGGCAGGGGTAGTGGCCGACGTGGGCTACGACCACCTGCTGGCCCGCGACTTCGCCCGCTACCATCCCAACCCCGCTGAACCCCTCTCGGTCTTCGCCCAGCGTATGTATGCCCTGCTCCACCTTCGCCGCCACGAGCTACCCGAGCGCCTGCAGGAAATGCTGCACTACATGCGCCTTCACGACTGGCTGACCGGCTACGCCCAGCCGGCCGGCCTGGAGCGGGCCCTGCTGGGCCTCTCGCGCCGGGTGCCCGCCGCCGCGGTGCTGGCTACCGGAGGTGCCGCGTTTCTGGCGGAATTGCCCGCGTACGAAGCGGATTTCCAGGAGTTCTGGCCGGAGTTGCGGGCAGGGGTAGCCGGTCGCATTATGTCCGACGAATGAGATTGATGATATAGTTCTATACTTTTTACTGGCCGATCAGACGGGAAGCTTCACTCCGTCTGATAGGCCAGTAAAAAGTAGAAGTCAGTTCTACTCACTGATAATGAAAAACGGGGCCAAGCGGCCCCGTTTTTAGTTTCTGAACAGCTAGGTAAGGCCTAGTGGTGGTGGCCGCCTTCGCCGTGCACGTGGCCGTGGTCGAGTTCTTCACGGGTGGCGTCGCGGACGGCGGCTACTTTGCCGTCGAAGTGCATCACCATGCCAGCGAGGGGGTGGTTGAAGTCCATCTTCACCGAGTCGGCGCCGATGTCCACTACTTTGCCTTGCATGTGGTGGCCCTGGTTGTCGGCCATGGGCAGGAAGTTGCCGACCTGCAGCATTTCCTCGTCAATCTGCCCGTCGATTTCGAATACGTTCTTCGGGATGTCCACTACGGCCTGCTGGTCGTAGTCGCCGTAGGCTTGCTCGGGGGTGAGGGAGAAGGTGAACGAGTCGCCGGCCTGCTTGCCATCAAGCTGACGCTCAAACTCTTCAGGCAGGCCGCTATGGCCGAACAGGAATACCATGGGGGCATCTTCCTCGGCCGATTCTACGAGGACTTTCTCTTGGTTTTCGTCGGTTACGCTCAGGTCGTAGGTGATGGTAACGACTTTGTTTTCGCTGATTTGGGCCATGTTTCGGGGTGGACAATGGCGTCCGGGGCTGGAAGTGGAGAATTGGGTTTCGGTAGGCTAGTTACGGAAATAGCCCGGATTTGTCGGTGCCGGAGTGGGGCGGATTGCGTTTTACGGGGCCTCAGGCGGCTTTGTAAAATTATGGCATCGGCTAACTGCCCGGTAAGCCCACCGTTAAGCTTGAGAAAGTAAACTGCTTTTTATTCTGCGCGTTGCGCCTGCCTTCGTCCTATGAAATCTTCCCTTACTGCCCTGCTGCTGGGTGGCGCCCTGCTGGCCGGCTGTCAGCAAAATCAGCCTAAAACGGAGCAAAACCCCGCCGCGCAACCCACCGACTCCACCGCTACGCACGTACCGCCCACCGCCGATACCGTGGCCACCATCGGGCAGCCGCAGCTGCTGCACACCCTGGACGAGGCCCACAACACCCCCGACGGGCTGGCCTTGGCCCCCGATGGCTCCATTATTCTGTCGGTACCCAACCTGGCCAACAACGCCTACCCCGCCGTGCTCATGAAAATGACCGACGACTCGCTCTCGACCTACCTCACCAACCTGCCCGTGGAGCCCACCACCCAGAAAGCGGCGCCCATGGACCTGGCCTTCGGGCCCGACGGCCACTTGTACTACGCCGAAAACCAGTACGAAAACAGCAAGGATTTCAAATCGAGGCTGATGCGGGTGCGGGTGGAAAACGGCAAGCCCGGCAAGGTGGAGACGGTAGTTGATAAGTTTGGCCTGGCCAACGCGGTGGTTTGGAAGGGCAACACCCTGTACGTGACCGACAGCCAGTGGGACCTGCCCGGCAACGACAAGGGTAGCGCCATTTTCCGCTTTACCCTGGCCGAGCTGAACAAGGGACCCATTCACCTGCAGCCCAAAACCAAGGACCCGCACGCGCTGGCCCTGTTCACGACAACGGTAAATGAAACCAACGTGGACAACGGCGTCGATGGCCTCGACTACGACAGCCAGGGCCGCCTGTACACCGGCTCCTTCGGCGACGGTACCTTCTACCGCGTCACTCTCAAGCCCGATGGCACCCTGGCCCGGCAGGAAACCCTCACGCTCACGGGCAAGAAGATTCCGTGCATTGACGGGCTGATTATCGACCGGAAAACGGATAAGGCCTATGTCTGCAACTCCCGCCAGAACGCCATTGAGGTTATCGACCTGAAGACCCTGGCCGTGACGACTCTGGCCCAGAACGGCGACACCGACGGCCGCGACGGCCTGCTGGACCAGCCCGCCGAAGTGCTGCTCAAAGGCCAGCGCCTCTACGTCTCCGACTTCGACAAGCCCGAGCGCAACTTCGTGAATACCCGCTCCGACGCCCCGCACACCATGTCCTACATCAGCCTGAAGTAATAACCCCTGTCATCCTGACGAAGGAAGGCCCTCTACCAAGAGTAATTACTCCTGGTAGAGGGCCTTCCTTCGTCAGGATAACAAGAGCAGGGTGGGTATTACCGTACCTCCTCGCGCCACACGGCCACGAAGGGTTCCTGCTCGCCGATGCGGTAGGCGCAGCGCATGATGTTGGTGTTGCTTTCGATGGCCACGTTGCCGTCTTTGTCGATGGCAATGAAGCCTTTGTCACCTTTCAGGTCTTCGTCGCGGAGCTGCACGGCCTCGCGGCAGGCCTCAGGGGCAGTAAGGCCGCGGTACTTCACCAGGGCATATACTTCATGGGCCAGGGCTCCACGCAGAATTACTTCGCCGTCGCCGGTGCAGGATACGGCGCAGGCCTCATTGGCTGCATAGGAGCCGCCCCCGATGATGGGCGAGTCGCCGACGCGGCCCTTGAGCTGCCCTTCGATGCCGCCGGTGCTGGTGGCCACGGCTAGGTTACCGTCCTGGTCGAGAGCCACGGCGCCCACGGTATCGTGCTCCTGGGGCTGCTTTTCCTCGTCTTGAAT is a genomic window containing:
- a CDS encoding pyridoxamine 5'-phosphate oxidase family protein, with product MAEQVAQSHDVTKLIERIQDIKIAMLTTADAEGGLHSRPMYTHKPEADGVLWFFTEKDSAKIYEVRKDQHVNLGYSKPDDNLYVSISGTASVLTDQAKIKELWSEGLRAWFPKGPEDPNIALLRITIDRGEYWDQPSSVLVRAFGYVKAVATGERYQPTGDEHAKVNPS
- a CDS encoding ACP phosphodiesterase; the protein is MLLVHPPMNFLAHLLLSGSPGTTPHYPDIVVGNFAAEALRGRAGLLAYPETVQQGIRLHRFIDSFTDAHPAVRRTTARLRAAGLGKWAGVVADVGYDHLLARDFARYHPNPAEPLSVFAQRMYALLHLRRHELPERLQEMLHYMRLHDWLTGYAQPAGLERALLGLSRRVPAAAVLATGGAAFLAELPAYEADFQEFWPELRAGVAGRIMSDE
- a CDS encoding peptidylprolyl isomerase, with the protein product MAQISENKVVTITYDLSVTDENQEKVLVESAEEDAPMVFLFGHSGLPEEFERQLDGKQAGDSFTFSLTPEQAYGDYDQQAVVDIPKNVFEIDGQIDEEMLQVGNFLPMADNQGHHMQGKVVDIGADSVKMDFNHPLAGMVMHFDGKVAAVRDATREELDHGHVHGEGGHHH
- a CDS encoding SMP-30/gluconolactonase/LRE family protein, producing MKSSLTALLLGGALLAGCQQNQPKTEQNPAAQPTDSTATHVPPTADTVATIGQPQLLHTLDEAHNTPDGLALAPDGSIILSVPNLANNAYPAVLMKMTDDSLSTYLTNLPVEPTTQKAAPMDLAFGPDGHLYYAENQYENSKDFKSRLMRVRVENGKPGKVETVVDKFGLANAVVWKGNTLYVTDSQWDLPGNDKGSAIFRFTLAELNKGPIHLQPKTKDPHALALFTTTVNETNVDNGVDGLDYDSQGRLYTGSFGDGTFYRVTLKPDGTLARQETLTLTGKKIPCIDGLIIDRKTDKAYVCNSRQNAIEVIDLKTLAVTTLAQNGDTDGRDGLLDQPAEVLLKGQRLYVSDFDKPERNFVNTRSDAPHTMSYISLK
- a CDS encoding isoaspartyl peptidase/L-asparaginase family protein; amino-acid sequence: MENNEHFNAGRGSSLNKQGEVEMDASIMDGRTLKAGAVNSVRYVKNPVSLARTVMERCQHVHISDEGAVEFALQHGLTMEAVHYFETEKARKEWLEIIQDEEKQPQEHDTVGAVALDQDGNLAVATSTGGIEGQLKGRVGDSPIIGGGSYAANEACAVSCTGDGEVILRGALAHEVYALVKYRGLTAPEACREAVQLRDEDLKGDKGFIAIDKDGNVAIESNTNIMRCAYRIGEQEPFVAVWREEVR